A genomic segment from Marmota flaviventris isolate mMarFla1 chromosome 7, mMarFla1.hap1, whole genome shotgun sequence encodes:
- the LOC114081573 gene encoding olfactory receptor 2J3-like produces the protein MMENFNGTSEDYFILLGFSNWPHLEVVLFVLILVFYLMTLIGNMFIIILSYLDSNLHTPMYFFLSNLSFLDLCYTTSSLPQLLVNLWGSEKTISYAGCMVQLYFVLALGATECIPLVVMSYDRYAAVCRPLHYTVLMHPGFCHLLVVASWVCGFTNSAVHSLFILWVPLCGNRQVDHFFYEVPAILQLSCFDTHANELTLMVTSSVFVRVPLILIFTSYGAIAWAVLRMQSTTGVQKIFRTCGAHLMVVSLFFIPVMCIYLQPSNENSKYGGKFIALFYTVVTPSLNPLIYTPKTKM, from the coding sequence atgaTGGAAAACTTCAATGGTACCTCTGAAGACTATTTTATTCTGTTGGGTTTTTCTAATTGGCCTCACCTAGAAGTAGTTCTTTTTGTGTTGATCTTGGTATTCTACCTAATGACACTGATAGGCAACATGTTCATCATCATCTTGTCTTACCTGGATTCCAATCTTCATactcccatgtacttcttcctctcaaATCTCTCTTTTCTGGATCTCTGCTACACTACCAGCTCTCTCCCACAACTGCTGGTGAACCTCTGGGGCTCAGAGAAGACCATTTCTTATGCTGGTTGCATGGTTCAACTTTACTTTGTCCTTGCCTTAGGAGCCACAGAGTGTATCCCGTTGGTGGTGATGTCCTATGACCGTTATGCGGCTGTGTGTAGACCCTTGCATTACACTGTCCTCATGCACCCTGGATTCTGTCACTTGCTTGTTGTGGCTTCTTGGGTATGTGGTTTTACCAACTCAGCAGTTCATTCTCTCTTTATCCTCTGGGTACCCCTCTGTGGAAATCGACAAGTGGATCACTTCTTCTATGAAGTACCAGCAATCCTGCAATTATCCTGTTTTGACACTCATGCTAATGAGTTGACTCTCATGGTCACCAGCTCTGTTTTTGTTCGTGTACCTCTTATCCTCATTTTCACCTCCTATGGTGCCATTGCTTGGGCAGTACTGAGGATGCAGTCAACTACTGGAGTTCAGAAAATCTTCAGGACATGTGGAGCACATCTTATGGTGGTCTCCCTCTTTTTCATTCCAGTCATGTGCATATATCTTCAACCATcaaatgaaaattctaaataCGGAGGCAAGTTCATAGCTCTGTTTTATACTGTTGTCACACCTAGCCTCAATCCACTCATCTATACCCCCAAAACAAAGATGTAA
- the LOC139706526 gene encoding olfactory receptor 2J3-like, with protein MMEKFNGTSEDYFILLGFSNWPQLEVVFFVLILIFYLMTLTGNMFIIILSYLDSHLHTPMYFFLSNLSFLDLCYTTSSIPQLLVNLWGPEKTISYAGCMVQLYFVFALGTTECILLVVMSYDHYVAVCKPLHYIVLMHPQLCHLLAVASWVCGFTNSAVHSLFILWVPLCGHLQVDHFFCEVPTLLQLSCFDTHANEMTIMVTTSIVVIISLVLILTSYGAIAQAVLRMQSTTGLQKVFRTCGAHLMVVSLFFIPVMCMYLQPPTENSQDRGKFIALFYTVVTPSLNPLIYTLQNKDVRGAVKRLMERE; from the coding sequence atgaTGGAAAAATTCAATGGTACCTCTGAAGACTACTTCATTCTATTGGGATTTTCTAATTGGCCTCAATTGGAAGTAGTTTTCTTTGTGCTGATCTTGATATTCTACCTGATGACATTGACAGGCAACATGTTCATTATCATCTTGTCTTACCTGGATTCCCATCTCCATACTCCtatgtatttctttctctcaaatcTCTCTTTTCTGGATCTCTGCTACACTACCAGCTCTATCCCACAACTGCTGGTGAACCTGTGGGGCCCAGAGAAGACCATTTCTTATGCTGGTTGCATGGTTCAACTTTACTTTGTCTTTGCATTGGGAACAACAGAGTGTATCTTGTTGGTGGTGATGTCCTATGACCATTATGTGGCTGTGTGTAAACCCTTGCATTACATTGTCCTCATGCACCCTCAACTCTGCCACTTGCTTGCTGTGGCTTCTTGGGTATGTGGTTTTACCAACTCAGCAGttcattctctctttattctctgGGTACCTCTATGTGGACATCTACAAGTGGatcacttcttctgtgaagtaccaACACTCCTGCAATTATCCTGTTTCGATACTCATGCTAATGAGATGACCATCATGGTCACAACCTCTATTGTTGTTATCATATCTCTCGTCCTCATTCTGACATCCTATGGTGCCATTGCTCAGGCAGTACTGAGGATGCAGTCAACTACTGGACTTCAGAAAGTCTTCAGGACATGTGGAGCCCATCTTATGGTGGTCTCCCTCTTTTTCATTCCAGTCATGTGCATGTATCTCCAGCCACCAACAGAAAATTCTCAAGACCGAGGCAAGTTCATTGCTCTCTTTTATACTGTTGTCACCCCTAGCCTCAACCCACTCATCTATACCCTCCAAAACAAAGATGTAAGAGGGGCAGTTAAGAGACTAATGGAGAGAGAATAA